One stretch of Nitrospirota bacterium DNA includes these proteins:
- a CDS encoding DUF2191 domain-containing protein, with amino-acid sequence MRTTLTLDQDVAAKLKSRARRLGKPFKEVVNEVLRTGFASEKPPGPLPPFEVKTRSMGLRSGISLDNISELLEQIEGPSHK; translated from the coding sequence GTGCGAACGACGCTGACCCTCGATCAGGACGTGGCGGCCAAGCTGAAGTCCCGCGCCCGTCGCCTCGGGAAACCCTTCAAGGAGGTGGTGAACGAGGTCCTGCGGACGGGCTTCGCCTCTGAGAAACCCCCGGGTCCCCTCCCGCCCTTCGAGGTGAAGACCCGGTCTATGGGGCTGCGCTCCGGAATCAGCCTGGACAACATTTCGGAACTCCTCGAACAGATCGAGGGGCCGTCGCACAAGTGA